From Brachionichthys hirsutus isolate HB-005 chromosome 7, CSIRO-AGI_Bhir_v1, whole genome shotgun sequence, the proteins below share one genomic window:
- the nkx1.2la gene encoding NK1 transcription factor related 2-like,a: MRDPKDCGLTMLSNHRISFSIIDILDPEKFNSKRANELSISAEKFPVPSAEGSSLECDRAADRDFRTEHVETETRGATSAVSVRHAADADRLPPPPPADNEPRLTGEQEDGESALVLPGPSPHKRRRPDQACAKPRRARTAFTYEQLVALENKFRTTRYLSVCERLNLALSLSLTETQVKIWFQNRRTKWKKQNAGADSALQAGSSALINVSPNPPSCGSSPADFHQAIPNFSSGSVMFHTAGGVPLPSTGGLLHPFMHSSFVHPTYFNPHL, translated from the exons ATGCGGGATCCGAAGGACTGCGGACTGACGATGCTTTCCAATCATAGGATTTCATTTTCTATTATTGACATATTGGATCCGGAAAAATTCAACAGCAAACGGGCGAACGAACTTTCCATCAGCGCAGAGAAGTTTCCTGTGCCAAGTGCAGAGGGAAGCAGCCTGGAGTGCGACAGAGCTGCAGATAGAGACTTCAGAACCGAGCACGTGGAAACAG AAACGCGGGGTGCGACCTCAGCCGTCTCCGTGCGTCACGCCGCCGACGCTGATCGCCTtccgccccccccgccggctGACAACGAGCCCCGTCTCACCGGAGAGCAGGAGGACGGGGAGTCAGCGCTGGTCCTGCCGGGACCGTCGCCTCACAAACGGAGACGTCCGGACCAGGCGTGCGCGAAACCTCGTCGCGCCAGAACAGCGTTCACGTACGAGCAACTGGTGGCTCTGGAAAATAAGTTCCGGACAACCCGGTACCTGTCTGTATGCGAGAGACTGAACCTGGCCCTGTCCCTGAGTCTGACCGAAACCCAGGTGAAGATTTGGTTCCAGAACCGGAGGACCAAATGGAAAAAGCAGAACGCCGGAGCGGACAGCGCCTTGCAAGCCGGCTCCAGCGCACTGATCAACGTCAGTCCAAATCCGCCATCGTGTGGGTCAAGCCCCGCCGACTTTCATCAAGCCATTCCCAACTTCAGCTCTGGGAGCGTGATGTTCCACACGGCCGGTGGAGTTCCTCTTCCTTCCACTGGGGGGCTCCTGCACCCCTTCATGCACAGCAGCTTCGTCCATCCGACTTATTTTAATCCGCATCTATGA
- the chst15 gene encoding carbohydrate sulfotransferase 15 codes for MKLLVKIITSKLEYAPRKVPDEKDIMETDSHLFSAIPRHFLPGIKSPCWYKEYNESSGKPYRRNLYMLQSKHVRAVYNRLKMNFRQHLHYKDGKTFRLRCLPFFYIIGQPKCGTTDLHNSLLLHPDVKFNTLKEPHWWTRRRFGPELAENQKRIPLEDYLDLFDLAAHNIQNAISGYSSGDHRAPQFITGEASASTMWDNRAWYNVRKDKNESETTFLVQDFIHTVQPNAKIIIILRDPVERLYSDYLYFQRNNKSAEDFHQRVVESLQLFQFCLFENSLRTCVYNISLVKTLPVRLHLGMYVVFLLDWLTVFHREQILVLQLEDYSANLKGTLKKVLNFLDVGLLSEQEETALVKKPRSNGRALANRNLGPMLPATRDILREFHQPFNHKLASVLDNKAFLWNTA; via the exons ATGAAACTACTGGTGAAGATCATCACATCCAAGTTGGAATACGCTCCCAGAAAGGTGCCTGATGAAAAGGATATCATGGAAACGGACTCCCAT TTGTTTTCTGCAATTCCTCGCCATTTCCTGCCAGGTATCAAGAGCCCTTGTTGGTATAAGGAGTACAATGAATCAAGCGGGAAGCCGTACAGGAGGAACCTTTACATGTTGCAGTCTAAGCACGTCAGAGCTGTATACAACCGCCTGAAGATGAACTTCCGCCAGCACTTACACTATAAGGATGGCAAAACGTTTCGTCTGCGCTGCTTGCCCTTCTTCTACATCATCGGCCAACCAAAGTGTGGAACAACTGATTTGCACAACAGCCTGCTTCTGCATCCAGACGTCAAGTTTAACACGTTAAAGGAGCCACACTGGTGGACCAGGAGACGCTTCG GTCCAGAGTTAGCAGAAAATCAGAAAAGGATTCCACTGGAAGATTACCTGGACCTGTTTGACTTGGCAGCCCACAACATCCAAAACGCAATCAGCGGATATTCCTCTGGAGACCACCGTGCTCCCCAGTTCAtaacag GTGAAGCGAGTGCATCCACTATGTGGGACAACAGAGCATGGTACAATGTGCGCAAAGATAAGAATGAGTCGGAAACTACGTTCTTGGTCCAGGACTTCATCCACACAGTCCAGCCAAATGCCAAAATCATCATCATACTAAGAGATCCAGTAGAGAG GCTTTATTCTGATTACTTGTACTTTCAAAGGAACAACAAGTCAGCTGAGGATTTCCATCAGAGGGTTGTGGAGTCCTTACAGTTGTTTCAGTTCTGCTTGTTTGAGAACTCACTTCGTACCTGTGTCTACAACATCAGCCTGGTCAAAACCCTGCCG GTGAGGTTACATTTGGGGATGTATGTCGTCTTCTTACTGGACTGGCTGACAGTTTTCCACAGAGAGCAGATTCTAGTTCTCCAACTTGAGGACTACTCAGCCAACCTTAAAGGGACATTGAAGAAGGTTCTTAATTTTCTGGATGTGG GTCTTCTATCAGAGCAGGAAGAGACAGCACTGGTCAAAAAGCCCAGGTCTAACGGCAGAGCACTTGCAAACAGGAATCTGGGTCCTATGCTTCCAGCCACCAGAGACATCCTCAGGGAATTTCATCAGCCCTTCAACCATAAACTTGCCAGTGTGTTGGACAACAAAGCCTTCCTCTGGAATACTGCCTGA